A window from Thiosulfatimonas sediminis encodes these proteins:
- a CDS encoding DUF502 domain-containing protein, with translation MTYLKRYLIAGLLVWLPLGVTIAVIKFLVDLFDRSLLLLPLQYRPETLLGMDIPGLGILLSFLLILFTGVLAANLLGSKLVSIWEAFLSRIPLVRSIYKAVKQIAEALFGSGEQTFQNVFLIEYPRKGLWTLAFQTGKNISEPQRKTGMPQVVNLFVPTTPNPTSGFFIMADRSEIIKLDMDVDDALKMVISGGVVAPDEKRKALAVNVTDSASSTDKQ, from the coding sequence ATGACCTACTTGAAGCGCTATCTTATCGCCGGGCTGCTGGTCTGGTTGCCATTGGGTGTGACCATTGCCGTCATAAAATTTTTGGTAGACCTGTTTGACAGAAGCTTACTACTGTTGCCGTTGCAATATCGTCCAGAAACTTTATTAGGAATGGATATTCCCGGACTGGGAATATTGTTGTCGTTTTTGCTGATTTTGTTCACTGGGGTTTTGGCAGCCAATTTATTGGGCAGCAAGTTGGTGAGTATTTGGGAAGCGTTTTTATCACGTATCCCGCTGGTGCGCAGTATTTATAAAGCGGTTAAACAGATTGCCGAGGCCTTATTTGGTTCTGGTGAGCAGACTTTCCAGAACGTGTTTTTGATTGAATATCCTCGTAAAGGTTTGTGGACCTTGGCTTTTCAAACCGGTAAAAATATTTCTGAGCCACAGCGTAAAACCGGTATGCCACAGGTGGTGAATCTGTTTGTGCCAACTACGCCAAATCCGACGTCCGGGTTTTTTATTATGGCGGATCGTTCCGAGATAATAAAATTGGATATGGATGTCGATGATGCGCTGAAAATGGTAATATCCGGCGGTGTGGTTGCGCCGGATGAAAAGCGCAAGGCTTTGGCAGTCAATGTTACGGATAGTGCGTCAAGCACTGATAAACAGTAA
- the aspS gene encoding aspartate--tRNA ligase, translated as MRTHYCGQVTETLIEQTVQVAGWVHRRRDHGGVIFIDLRDREGLVQVVVNPSADDNFAKAEKLRAECVLSITGKVIARSDGTINPNMKTGKIEIVAEQLEVLSMAEPIPFQLDEKNVGEETRLKYRYIDLRREQMQGNLKLRYAITKSMRRYLDSNGFMDMETPILTKSTPEGARDYLVPSRTHPNKFFALPQSPQLFKQLLMMSGFDRYYQITRCFRDEDLRADRQPEFTQLDMETSFMTEEQVMNMMEGLAKTLFKEAIGYEFGYEFPRMTYAEAVQKYGIDRPDLRIDMQLVDVADLLQNIDFKVFAAPAKDPKGRVVALRVPNGGSLSRKDIDAYTKFVGIYGAKGLAYIKVNDIQAGLDGLQSPIVKFFPEQVMEILSRVGAQDGDIVFFGADSAKVVNDSMGALRCKIGEDLGMIKERFKPVWIVDFPMFEADEAAARMVAVHHPFTQPKATTEEILNHHAPEQMLARAYDLVINGLEVGGGSVRIHDTKMQAAVFKLLGIDAEEAQEKFGFLLDALKYGCPPHAGMAFGLDRLVMILGDIPSIRDVIAFPKTQSAACPLTEAPGLVDNAQLEELMLRFRKPQLVAEK; from the coding sequence ATGCGTACGCATTATTGTGGACAAGTTACAGAAACATTAATCGAGCAAACGGTGCAGGTTGCTGGTTGGGTACATCGTCGTCGTGATCACGGTGGGGTAATTTTCATTGATCTACGCGATCGTGAAGGGCTTGTTCAGGTTGTTGTTAATCCATCAGCAGATGATAATTTTGCGAAAGCAGAGAAGCTGCGTGCGGAATGTGTTTTGAGTATTACCGGTAAGGTAATCGCGCGTTCTGACGGAACCATCAACCCTAATATGAAAACCGGTAAGATTGAAATTGTGGCTGAACAGCTTGAAGTACTGAGTATGGCCGAGCCGATTCCGTTTCAGTTAGATGAAAAAAATGTCGGTGAAGAGACCCGTCTAAAATATCGTTATATCGATTTGCGCCGCGAGCAGATGCAGGGTAATTTAAAATTGCGTTATGCCATTACCAAGTCAATGCGTCGTTATTTGGACAGCAACGGTTTTATGGATATGGAAACCCCAATTTTGACCAAATCCACCCCAGAAGGCGCACGTGATTACCTTGTGCCAAGCCGCACTCATCCAAATAAATTCTTTGCTTTACCGCAATCTCCGCAGCTTTTTAAGCAATTGCTGATGATGTCTGGTTTTGATCGTTATTACCAAATTACACGCTGTTTCCGTGATGAGGATTTGCGCGCCGACCGCCAGCCTGAGTTTACTCAATTGGATATGGAAACCTCTTTTATGACCGAAGAACAGGTTATGAATATGATGGAAGGCTTGGCAAAAACGCTTTTTAAAGAAGCGATTGGCTATGAGTTTGGTTATGAGTTTCCGCGTATGACCTATGCCGAAGCGGTACAAAAATATGGTATTGATCGTCCTGACTTGCGTATTGACATGCAGTTGGTGGATGTCGCTGACCTATTGCAAAATATTGACTTTAAAGTGTTTGCAGCGCCTGCTAAAGATCCGAAAGGTCGTGTGGTTGCTTTACGTGTACCAAATGGCGGCAGCTTGTCGCGTAAAGATATTGACGCTTATACCAAATTTGTCGGTATCTATGGCGCTAAAGGCTTGGCATATATCAAGGTGAATGACATTCAAGCCGGCTTAGATGGTTTGCAATCGCCAATTGTTAAGTTTTTCCCTGAGCAGGTGATGGAAATCCTTAGCCGCGTTGGTGCGCAAGATGGCGATATCGTTTTCTTTGGCGCCGATTCGGCGAAAGTGGTCAACGATTCAATGGGCGCCCTGCGTTGTAAAATCGGCGAAGACTTGGGCATGATTAAAGAGCGCTTTAAGCCGGTGTGGATTGTTGATTTCCCAATGTTTGAAGCTGATGAAGCGGCGGCTCGAATGGTTGCTGTGCATCATCCATTTACTCAACCGAAAGCTACGACAGAAGAGATTTTAAACCACCATGCACCTGAGCAAATGTTGGCACGCGCTTACGATTTGGTGATTAACGGGTTAGAAGTTGGCGGTGGTTCGGTACGTATTCACGATACCAAAATGCAGGCGGCGGTCTTTAAGTTACTCGGGATTGATGCGGAAGAAGCGCAAGAGAAGTTTGGCTTCTTATTGGATGCGTTGAAGTATGGTTGTCCACCGCACGCCGGTATGGCATTTGGCCTGGATCGTTTGGTGATGATTTTGGGCGATATTCCCTCGATTCGTGATGTTATTGCATTCCCGAAAACCCAATCAGCGGCTTGTCCTTTAACCGAGGCGCCTGGTTTGGTCGACAATGCACAGTTAGAAGAGCTGATGTTGCGTTTCCGTAAGCCGCAGCTGGTCGCCGAAAAGTAA
- the nadA gene encoding quinolinate synthase NadA translates to MSLSNLQQIPVELEANIQRLIAEVPTQPWLNNQQKQLLKEEIKQLLKAKNAQLVAHYYVDDDLQALAEETGGVVADSLEMANFGAQSSADVLVVCGVRFMGETAKIFSPEKTVLMPNLDATCSLDVGCPAKEFAEFCAQYPQHKVVVYANTSAEVKALADWVVTSGNALQIVRHLKAQGEKIIWAPDRHLGNWIEKETGIEMIRWQGHCIVHDEFKSFELNDLRQKHPRAKVLVHPESPAAVVEQADIVGSTKVLLNAVQSLDDDEFIVATDYNIFYKMQQLAPHKTLLVAPTGGHGATCKSCAHCPWMAMNGLQNLAECLRAMAPVVQIEEPLRMKALQSLQRMLDFSRQAGLVAHSSS, encoded by the coding sequence ATGTCGCTTAGCAACTTACAGCAAATTCCGGTTGAACTTGAAGCAAACATACAGCGTTTAATTGCCGAGGTTCCAACTCAGCCTTGGTTGAATAATCAACAAAAACAGCTGCTTAAAGAGGAAATCAAACAACTTCTTAAGGCAAAAAATGCGCAGTTAGTGGCGCATTACTATGTGGATGATGATTTGCAAGCCTTGGCTGAAGAGACTGGTGGCGTGGTTGCTGATTCACTGGAAATGGCGAATTTTGGTGCGCAATCGAGTGCTGATGTGCTGGTGGTTTGCGGTGTGCGCTTTATGGGCGAAACAGCAAAAATATTCAGTCCGGAAAAAACCGTACTAATGCCTAATCTGGACGCGACTTGTTCATTGGATGTCGGCTGCCCAGCCAAGGAGTTTGCTGAGTTTTGTGCACAGTACCCTCAGCATAAAGTGGTCGTTTATGCTAACACCAGTGCTGAAGTTAAGGCACTGGCGGATTGGGTTGTAACATCCGGTAATGCTTTGCAAATCGTGCGTCATCTTAAGGCGCAGGGTGAAAAAATTATTTGGGCGCCTGATCGACATCTTGGTAACTGGATTGAGAAAGAGACGGGCATCGAGATGATTCGTTGGCAGGGCCATTGTATTGTGCATGATGAATTTAAAAGCTTTGAATTAAATGATTTGCGCCAAAAACATCCGCGCGCCAAGGTTTTGGTTCATCCAGAATCTCCTGCAGCGGTGGTTGAACAAGCGGATATTGTTGGGTCGACCAAGGTGCTGCTGAATGCGGTACAGAGCTTGGATGACGACGAGTTTATTGTGGCCACTGACTATAACATTTTTTATAAAATGCAGCAGTTGGCTCCGCATAAAACTCTGTTGGTTGCTCCGACTGGCGGTCATGGTGCGACTTGTAAAAGTTGCGCGCATTGTCCATGGATGGCGATGAACGGCTTGCAAAACTTAGCGGAATGTTTACGTGCGATGGCACCGGTTGTGCAGATTGAGGAGCCCTTAAGGATGAAAGCCTTGCAATCTTTGCAACGGATGTTGGATTTCTCGCGGCAAGCAGGGTTAGTCGCGCATTCGTCGTCGTAA
- the ruvC gene encoding crossover junction endodeoxyribonuclease RuvC produces the protein MQQARKRILGVDPGSRRAGFGIVESGRFNPNYLISGVIRVEKYSGAERLKHIYQSMCQIIEQYQPDVMAIEKVFVYKNPKSAITLGQARGVILCAAAMHDVPIMEYTPTQVKSTIVGKGHAAKAQVQFMVQNLLKLTEMPQEDAADALACALCHDRYMSLGLDASLISRGTKF, from the coding sequence TTGCAGCAAGCGCGTAAACGCATTTTAGGCGTGGACCCTGGTTCCAGAAGAGCCGGATTCGGGATTGTCGAGTCCGGTCGTTTCAATCCAAATTATCTTATTAGCGGTGTCATACGGGTCGAAAAGTATTCCGGTGCCGAGCGTCTAAAACATATCTATCAATCGATGTGTCAAATTATTGAGCAGTACCAGCCAGATGTCATGGCGATTGAAAAGGTCTTTGTTTATAAAAATCCAAAATCTGCAATTACATTGGGGCAGGCACGCGGCGTGATTTTGTGCGCGGCTGCAATGCATGATGTGCCTATTATGGAATATACCCCGACCCAAGTGAAAAGCACCATTGTGGGTAAGGGGCACGCCGCCAAAGCGCAAGTGCAGTTTATGGTACAGAACTTATTGAAGCTCACAGAAATGCCTCAAGAGGATGCGGCTGATGCTTTGGCTTGCGCCTTGTGTCACGACCGTTATATGTCTTTAGGTTTGGATGCATCGTTGATATCTCGGGGCACGAAGTTTTAA
- the ruvA gene encoding Holliday junction branch migration protein RuvA, producing MIGFLKGFLAKKQPPILWLDVQGVGYELEAPMSTFYQLNQAADEEVLLLTHLHVREDAMQLFGFATEAERILFKTLIKVNGIGAKMALAVLSSMTVSEFCQSVEQSDVTALTRIPGVGKKTAERLQIEIRDRLKPLIESGLLNYRTDDFALQSCGALGSVSGEALAKQLHSDVMVSNKAVEALLSLGYKVTQAEKMVKQAYQQGMTLEALIKAALQGVKLA from the coding sequence ATGATTGGTTTTTTAAAAGGATTCTTGGCAAAGAAACAGCCGCCGATCTTATGGCTGGATGTGCAGGGCGTGGGTTACGAGTTGGAAGCGCCGATGTCGACTTTCTATCAACTAAATCAAGCTGCCGATGAGGAAGTATTGCTATTAACCCATTTGCATGTGCGTGAAGATGCGATGCAGTTATTTGGCTTTGCTACCGAAGCCGAACGCATTCTTTTTAAAACGTTGATAAAGGTGAATGGTATCGGTGCAAAGATGGCTTTAGCTGTTTTGTCGTCAATGACGGTCAGCGAGTTTTGCCAGTCAGTTGAGCAGAGTGATGTGACCGCTTTAACGCGTATACCCGGTGTGGGCAAAAAAACCGCGGAGCGCCTGCAGATAGAAATTCGCGATCGGCTTAAGCCATTGATCGAATCTGGTTTGTTGAATTATCGCACTGACGATTTTGCATTGCAGTCTTGTGGGGCTCTTGGCAGTGTATCCGGTGAAGCACTGGCTAAGCAACTTCACTCTGATGTCATGGTTTCTAATAAGGCGGTTGAGGCATTATTGTCACTGGGATATAAAGTGACTCAAGCGGAGAAAATGGTCAAACAGGCCTATCAGCAGGGGATGACCTTGGAAGCGTTAATTAAAGCTGCGCTGCAGGGAGTGAAATTGGCATGA
- the ruvB gene encoding Holliday junction branch migration DNA helicase RuvB — translation MIQTDRIVGAQESDDDIYNVPSVRPKQLFDYIGQTAVREQLSLSMQAAKMRAEPLDHVLLYGPPGLGKTTLSNIIAQEMGVTLRQTSGPVIEKPGDLAAILTRLEPHDVLFVDEIHRLSPVVEEVLYPAMEDFQIDIIIGEGPAAQSVKIDLPPFTLVGATTRAGLLTSPLRDRFGLVQRLEFYSHAELCEIVQRSAHILGMESHFDGAMEIARRSRGTPRIANRLLRRVRDYAQVRGDGIISQEIANHALNLLEVDYLGLDKMDLRFLDALINKFGGGPVGIDSLSAAMGEERGTIEDVIEPFLVQQGFMIRTSRGRVATNLGYGHLGVEKDDVNE, via the coding sequence ATGATACAAACCGATCGTATTGTCGGTGCGCAAGAGAGTGATGATGACATCTATAACGTGCCATCGGTTCGCCCTAAACAGTTGTTTGACTATATCGGCCAGACTGCGGTGCGTGAACAGCTCAGTTTGTCGATGCAAGCGGCTAAAATGCGTGCGGAACCATTAGACCATGTATTGCTTTATGGACCGCCTGGTTTGGGTAAAACCACTTTATCAAATATCATCGCCCAAGAAATGGGCGTCACTCTGCGCCAAACCTCCGGTCCGGTGATAGAGAAGCCAGGGGACTTAGCTGCGATTCTTACCCGCTTAGAGCCGCATGATGTGCTATTTGTCGATGAAATTCATCGTTTAAGTCCGGTGGTCGAAGAAGTGCTCTATCCAGCGATGGAGGATTTCCAGATAGATATTATCATCGGCGAAGGTCCAGCTGCGCAGAGCGTAAAGATTGATTTACCGCCGTTTACTTTGGTCGGTGCTACCACGCGTGCTGGATTGTTGACCTCACCATTGCGTGATCGCTTCGGCTTGGTACAGCGTTTAGAGTTTTACAGTCATGCTGAGCTGTGTGAAATTGTCCAGCGTTCGGCGCATATTTTAGGCATGGAGTCGCATTTTGACGGAGCCATGGAAATCGCTCGTCGTTCAAGAGGTACACCGCGTATTGCTAACCGTTTGTTGCGCCGTGTACGCGATTACGCGCAAGTCAGAGGGGACGGCATTATTTCCCAAGAAATCGCCAATCATGCCCTGAATCTACTGGAAGTTGATTACCTTGGTTTGGATAAAATGGATTTACGGTTCCTGGATGCGTTGATTAATAAATTTGGCGGTGGGCCGGTTGGTATTGATAGCTTATCTGCAGCGATGGGTGAAGAGCGTGGGACGATTGAGGATGTAATTGAACCTTTTTTGGTTCAGCAAGGCTTTATGATTCGTACTTCGCGCGGTCGGGTTGCAACCAATCTAGGCTATGGACATTTGGGTGTTGAAAAAGACGATGTGAATGAGTAA
- the tolQ gene encoding protein TolQ — translation MDSELLELILLASPVVQAVMLILALMSIAAWTVAIAKSHQVKKSHKIANHFENEFWEAQDLTNLYYKVEATRDTSEGMALIFADGFKEFMRLQKQGVVVSADLLSGSQRAMKIAFSRQADMLEHRLSLLATVGSSAPYIGLFGTVWGVMHAFQSLGDVQNATLATVAPGISEALIATAIGLFAAIPAVIAYNRLSSKIDRLLVEYENFAEGFMSILQRQAHVIESKQTKHKADDAHSEPQAPVA, via the coding sequence ATGGATAGCGAACTATTAGAACTTATTTTACTGGCTAGTCCAGTGGTACAGGCGGTAATGCTAATTTTGGCGCTGATGTCAATTGCTGCTTGGACTGTCGCTATTGCCAAATCTCATCAGGTAAAAAAATCCCACAAGATTGCCAATCATTTCGAAAACGAGTTTTGGGAAGCGCAAGACTTGACCAATTTGTATTACAAAGTGGAAGCAACACGTGACACTTCAGAGGGTATGGCGCTGATTTTTGCAGATGGTTTTAAAGAGTTTATGCGTTTGCAAAAACAGGGTGTTGTCGTTTCTGCCGATCTTTTATCGGGTTCACAGCGTGCGATGAAAATCGCCTTTAGTCGTCAAGCGGATATGCTTGAGCACCGTCTCTCGTTGTTAGCGACGGTCGGTTCTTCTGCGCCCTATATTGGTCTGTTCGGTACGGTGTGGGGTGTAATGCACGCTTTCCAATCGTTGGGTGATGTACAGAATGCGACGCTGGCAACGGTTGCCCCGGGGATTTCCGAAGCGCTTATCGCGACCGCGATTGGTTTGTTTGCCGCGATTCCGGCGGTTATTGCCTACAATCGCCTGTCCAGTAAAATTGATCGTTTGTTGGTGGAGTATGAAAATTTTGCGGAAGGCTTTATGAGTATTTTGCAACGTCAGGCACACGTGATTGAGTCAAAGCAGACCAAGCATAAAGCGGATGACGCACACTCTGAACCGCAAGCACCCGTTGCTTAG
- a CDS encoding ExbD/TolR family protein — protein MFNQGFRANRRKRRLMAEINVVPYIDVTLVLLIIFMVTAPIVQQAVSVELPQTPQINNKTVEQIEAAPPFVITITADGLYKTSAQPEVIISDREVQTLVAQVVAQAQINQTQQFYIQGDRAAPYGKVIQIFTLLQSNGVANVSLITQPEVQEP, from the coding sequence ATGTTTAACCAAGGCTTTCGTGCTAATCGTCGTAAACGTCGATTAATGGCAGAAATTAATGTGGTGCCTTACATTGATGTCACCCTCGTCTTGTTGATTATTTTTATGGTGACCGCGCCAATCGTTCAGCAAGCGGTGAGTGTTGAACTGCCGCAGACGCCGCAAATCAACAATAAAACCGTAGAGCAGATAGAAGCCGCACCGCCATTTGTGATTACCATTACTGCGGACGGGCTCTATAAAACGTCGGCGCAGCCAGAAGTCATTATTAGCGACCGTGAAGTGCAAACATTGGTGGCGCAAGTGGTGGCGCAAGCACAAATCAACCAGACACAGCAGTTCTATATTCAAGGCGACCGCGCAGCACCTTATGGCAAAGTCATTCAAATTTTTACGTTGCTGCAAAGTAACGGAGTGGCGAATGTTTCTCTAATCACTCAGCCAGAAGTGCAGGAGCCTTAA
- the tolA gene encoding cell envelope integrity protein TolA, giving the protein MLDFFKSHPKAFTLALLIHLGLLGLMAFKWDMFVEKTPLELNSGESNQPLEIPQVPNNLPMQTTAVDATLVQQQIELLQARQQERLDEQKRFEIQRALEEQRLEQAKREAIAEKKRQQEAEQQRIEEERKAEEARIKAQAEREKELAAKRQAEIEQRKAQLEQQRQQEAKKQREEEERKASVAKLQAEAEQKRQQEAERQRIEEERKAKEAAQKAAEEKRKADEALARQKAEAERQRQEAERKAKEAEQKRIEAERKAEAERKRAEQELQRRIEQERLTRQAEQRQREAELQQQLKAEEQARIEAENLKQLRTLQQRYVTSIAAKVKNNWRTPARVSDQAQCDLRIKQHRDGTILDANVMNCNAFADKQFQNAAIDAVYRAAPLPLAPVPEVFDDEILFTFKP; this is encoded by the coding sequence ATGCTCGACTTTTTTAAAAGCCATCCCAAAGCCTTCACACTTGCGCTATTGATCCACCTTGGTCTGTTGGGACTTATGGCGTTTAAATGGGATATGTTTGTTGAAAAAACGCCGCTGGAATTGAATAGTGGTGAAAGTAATCAACCGCTGGAAATTCCACAAGTACCTAATAATCTGCCGATGCAGACGACAGCCGTGGACGCGACTTTAGTGCAGCAGCAGATAGAGTTGCTACAAGCTCGCCAACAAGAGCGTTTGGATGAGCAAAAGCGTTTTGAAATTCAGCGTGCTTTGGAAGAACAGCGTTTAGAGCAAGCTAAGCGCGAAGCGATAGCGGAGAAAAAGCGTCAGCAAGAAGCCGAGCAGCAGCGTATCGAGGAAGAGCGTAAAGCTGAAGAGGCTCGCATCAAAGCGCAAGCGGAGCGGGAAAAAGAGTTAGCGGCGAAACGCCAAGCGGAAATTGAACAGCGTAAAGCACAACTTGAGCAGCAGCGTCAGCAAGAAGCTAAGAAGCAGCGTGAAGAAGAGGAGCGCAAAGCATCGGTGGCTAAACTGCAGGCCGAAGCTGAGCAGAAACGCCAACAGGAAGCTGAACGTCAGCGTATAGAAGAAGAGCGTAAAGCGAAAGAAGCGGCCCAAAAAGCCGCTGAAGAAAAACGCAAAGCGGATGAAGCTCTGGCACGTCAAAAAGCGGAAGCTGAACGCCAGCGACAAGAAGCTGAGCGTAAAGCCAAAGAAGCTGAGCAGAAACGCATCGAAGCCGAGCGTAAAGCGGAGGCGGAACGTAAGCGCGCAGAACAAGAGTTACAGCGCCGTATTGAACAAGAACGGTTAACTCGTCAAGCCGAACAACGGCAGCGAGAGGCCGAATTACAACAGCAGTTAAAAGCCGAAGAACAGGCGCGAATTGAGGCCGAAAATCTGAAGCAATTACGGACTTTGCAACAGCGTTATGTCACGTCGATTGCCGCTAAAGTCAAAAATAATTGGCGTACTCCGGCAAGGGTTTCGGATCAGGCCCAGTGTGATTTACGTATTAAGCAGCATCGAGATGGCACCATTCTTGACGCGAATGTAATGAACTGTAATGCGTTTGCCGACAAACAGTTCCAGAATGCGGCAATTGACGCAGTTTATCGAGCTGCTCCTTTGCCCTTGGCACCGGTTCCGGAAGTGTTCGACGATGAAATTCTCTTTACCTTTAAACCATAA
- the tolB gene encoding Tol-Pal system beta propeller repeat protein TolB: protein MRHSKRWILSFGLFLLLFSLTAKAALTIEINEGFDNALPIAIVPFANSNNSQLDVATVVAADLKRSGQFKPLDSAKMPAFPTELTQINYDRWRALNMDNMVIGKVSQLPSGLFQVDMRLINLLRKEQVLGKRWSNVPQQGLRQVAHQISDAVYQELTGKRGAFNTQIAYVTLIKAAKQRFYTLEVADADGFNAQPILKSTKPIMSPSWSPDGKKLAYVSFEEGRSKVYVQTLGDSKRRLVAGYPGINGAPAWSPDGQKLAVTLSKGGNADIYVLDLNTNALEQITRDRAIETEATWAPDGKSILYNSDRRGQPQVFQYFFDTRDEVRITFEGKYNSDPQISPDGRYVAVVHGGNGYHIGLVDTQTKRFEVITDTFLDESPSFSPNSEMILYAMNKNGRGQLAVVTMDGRYSQTLQVKNAEVREPAWGPYSAE from the coding sequence ATGCGTCATTCCAAACGATGGATTTTAAGTTTCGGTCTGTTTTTGTTGCTTTTTAGCTTAACGGCAAAAGCAGCATTAACCATCGAGATTAACGAAGGATTTGATAATGCGCTGCCGATTGCGATAGTTCCGTTCGCCAATAGCAATAATAGTCAATTGGACGTTGCTACTGTTGTGGCTGCAGACTTAAAGCGAAGCGGCCAGTTTAAGCCGTTGGACAGCGCAAAGATGCCGGCTTTCCCGACCGAATTAACGCAAATTAATTATGATCGTTGGCGCGCGCTAAACATGGACAATATGGTGATTGGAAAAGTTAGTCAGTTGCCAAGTGGTTTGTTTCAAGTGGATATGCGCTTAATTAATTTATTGCGCAAAGAACAGGTGTTGGGTAAACGTTGGAGTAATGTGCCGCAGCAAGGATTGCGTCAGGTGGCGCATCAGATAAGTGATGCGGTATATCAAGAGTTGACCGGCAAGCGCGGCGCTTTTAATACCCAAATCGCTTATGTGACGTTGATTAAAGCGGCTAAACAACGCTTTTATACACTGGAAGTTGCCGATGCAGATGGCTTTAATGCCCAGCCGATTTTAAAATCAACTAAGCCGATTATGTCGCCAAGTTGGTCTCCAGATGGTAAGAAATTGGCGTATGTCTCGTTTGAAGAGGGTCGCTCTAAGGTTTATGTACAAACTTTAGGCGATTCGAAACGTCGTTTAGTGGCGGGTTATCCAGGAATTAATGGCGCACCCGCATGGTCGCCGGATGGTCAAAAATTAGCGGTTACGCTCTCTAAGGGTGGTAATGCTGATATCTACGTTCTGGATTTAAACACGAACGCTTTAGAGCAGATTACACGTGATCGTGCGATTGAAACGGAAGCCACTTGGGCGCCTGATGGTAAGTCGATTCTGTATAACTCAGATCGTCGTGGTCAGCCACAAGTTTTCCAATATTTCTTTGATACCCGTGATGAAGTACGCATTACATTTGAAGGTAAATATAATTCCGATCCGCAAATCTCGCCGGATGGTCGCTATGTCGCGGTAGTGCATGGCGGAAATGGTTATCATATCGGGCTTGTCGATACGCAAACCAAACGCTTTGAAGTGATTACCGATACGTTTTTAGACGAATCGCCAAGCTTTTCACCAAACAGTGAAATGATTTTGTATGCTATGAACAAAAACGGACGTGGTCAGCTTGCTGTGGTGACCATGGACGGCCGTTATTCGCAAACTTTGCAAGTTAAAAATGCGGAAGTTCGTGAGCCGGCTTGGGGGCCTTATTCTGCGGAATAG
- a CDS encoding OmpA family protein: MKTLSKLALAVLTASLAACSTPPQKEMDAILDGAPSQDTAPGLDGRYAIEQQDLGGAAVTPVQIYGSNGQLLANIDPLDGMQSVDIGDPLNPQLPEYKLLNPLHDNVVYFGYDQFSVDETGMAVLRYYADVLVQDPRRKAALYGHTDERGSPEYNLALGEKRAKAVYDALLVLGIAPNRLGVSSMGEEEPAVFGSDEAAYAKNRRVQIILK; encoded by the coding sequence ATGAAAACCCTATCTAAATTGGCGCTTGCTGTCTTGACGGCATCTTTAGCAGCCTGTAGCACACCTCCACAAAAAGAGATGGATGCCATTCTGGATGGCGCACCATCGCAGGATACTGCGCCTGGGCTTGATGGCCGTTACGCGATTGAGCAGCAGGATTTGGGCGGTGCTGCTGTCACGCCGGTGCAAATTTACGGTTCGAATGGCCAATTGTTGGCCAATATTGATCCTTTAGACGGGATGCAAAGCGTGGATATTGGCGATCCGTTGAATCCGCAACTGCCTGAGTATAAATTGTTGAATCCGTTGCACGATAATGTGGTCTATTTTGGTTATGACCAATTTTCGGTCGATGAAACAGGGATGGCTGTGCTGCGCTATTATGCCGACGTCTTGGTTCAAGACCCTCGTCGTAAAGCCGCTTTATATGGCCATACTGACGAGCGCGGGTCGCCGGAATACAATTTAGCTCTCGGAGAAAAGCGTGCCAAAGCGGTCTATGACGCTTTGCTAGTGTTGGGTATCGCTCCGAACCGTCTTGGTGTGAGTAGTATGGGCGAAGAAGAACCAGCTGTTTTTGGTTCAGATGAAGCCGCTTATGCCAAAAACCGTCGTGTACAGATTATTTTAAAATAG